In Juglans microcarpa x Juglans regia isolate MS1-56 chromosome 7D, Jm3101_v1.0, whole genome shotgun sequence, the following are encoded in one genomic region:
- the LOC121238816 gene encoding small RNA-binding protein 11, chloroplastic-like: protein MAALRGISQAGNISPARMNFFRGFASRLFVKGISFSTTEDTLVEAFSKFGQVIEAKVIMDKVRNRTKGFGYVTFAKEDEAQKALMEMNGKLLDGRVLFVDNVRPSRNFNSGVPIAGGPPVPAADS from the exons ATGGCGGCTTTAAGAGGTATCTCCCAAGCTGGTAACATATCTCCTGCACGGATGAACTTCTTCAGAGGATTCGCTTCCAGGCTCTTCGTCAAAG GTATATCTTTCTCCACCACGGAGGATACACTAGTGGAAGCATTTTCTAAATTTGGCCAAGTTATTGAAG CTAAAGTAATTATGGACAAAGTTAGAAACCGAACAAAAGGTTTTGGGTATGTGACTTTTGCTAAAGAGGATGAAGCCCAGAAAGCCTTGATGGAGATGAATGGGAAG TTACTTGATGGACGCGTTCTTTTTGTGGACAATGTAAGGCCCAGTAGGAATTTCAATTCTGGTGTGCCAATAGCAGGAGGACCCCCAGTGCCAGCAGCTGATAGTTGA